A part of Pararoseomonas sp. SCSIO 73927 genomic DNA contains:
- the recQ gene encoding DNA helicase RecQ, whose translation MTADPRQVLHDVFGFADFRGRQAEIVAHVTSGGSGLVLMPTGGGKSLCYQVPALCRAGLGVVVSPLIALMEDQVAALRQQGVAAAALHSGLDEEERRRVSLDLSNGKLKLLYVSPERLAVEGTAERLARRDIALFAVDEAHCISAWGHNFRPEYRGLTMLAERFPEVPRVALTATADARTVDDIRERLSLTDAPVFRGSFDRPNIRIEVAPRENPTAQIAAFMDEADDGRGAGIIYCPSRAETERTAARLKRDGYDALHYHAGMDAADRRAAERRFSSGDPVVMAATIAFGMGIDRPDVRWVAHLALPGGPESWYQEIGRAGRDGAAARAMLLYGAEDIAVARRRIVESPAADGQKRLDHERLDRLVAIVESATCRRRLLLRCFGDDLPEDCGNCDACLNPPRLVDATEAARKLLSAVHRTGGRFGLGYVVDVLRGKPLDRITSLGHDKLSVFGIGRDVAEGAWKNIARHLLAHGALELAADTTLPVYQATEAARPILRGQEPVLLQERALREAARAPRRGRARSAPSTVSFAEGPVETGVFDALRAWRKEEATRQSVPAYVIFPDRTLAEIAAQRPRTLDGLAEVHGVGASKLDRYGLDVLRVLREAG comes from the coding sequence ATGACGGCCGACCCTCGCCAGGTCCTGCACGACGTCTTCGGCTTCGCCGATTTCCGCGGCCGGCAGGCGGAGATCGTGGCGCATGTCACGTCGGGCGGCTCCGGCCTCGTCCTCATGCCCACGGGCGGGGGCAAGTCGCTCTGCTACCAGGTGCCCGCCCTCTGCCGGGCGGGGCTCGGCGTCGTCGTATCGCCACTGATCGCGCTGATGGAGGACCAGGTCGCCGCCCTGCGACAGCAGGGCGTGGCCGCGGCCGCACTGCATTCCGGGCTGGACGAGGAGGAGCGCCGCCGCGTCTCGCTGGACCTCTCCAACGGCAAGCTGAAGCTCCTCTACGTCTCGCCGGAGCGGCTGGCGGTGGAGGGAACGGCGGAGCGCCTGGCCCGGCGCGACATCGCCCTCTTCGCCGTGGACGAGGCGCACTGCATCTCCGCTTGGGGTCACAACTTCCGCCCGGAATATCGCGGCCTGACGATGCTGGCCGAGCGCTTCCCGGAGGTGCCGCGCGTGGCGCTGACGGCCACCGCCGACGCCCGCACCGTGGACGATATCCGCGAGCGCCTGTCCCTGACCGACGCCCCGGTGTTCCGCGGCAGCTTCGACCGCCCGAACATCCGCATCGAGGTGGCGCCGCGGGAGAACCCCACCGCCCAGATCGCCGCCTTCATGGACGAGGCGGATGACGGCCGCGGCGCCGGCATCATCTACTGCCCCAGCCGCGCCGAGACCGAGCGCACCGCCGCCCGGCTGAAGCGGGACGGCTACGACGCGCTCCACTACCACGCCGGCATGGACGCGGCCGATCGCCGCGCGGCGGAGCGCCGCTTCTCCTCCGGCGACCCGGTGGTCATGGCCGCCACCATCGCCTTCGGCATGGGAATCGACCGCCCGGACGTGCGCTGGGTCGCCCACCTCGCCCTGCCCGGCGGGCCGGAGAGCTGGTACCAGGAGATCGGCCGGGCCGGGCGCGACGGCGCCGCCGCCCGCGCCATGCTGCTCTACGGCGCCGAGGACATCGCGGTGGCCCGCCGCCGCATCGTGGAGAGCCCGGCCGCGGACGGCCAGAAGCGCCTGGACCATGAGCGGCTGGACCGGCTGGTGGCTATCGTGGAGAGCGCGACCTGCCGCCGCCGCCTGCTGCTGCGCTGCTTCGGGGACGACCTGCCCGAGGATTGCGGCAACTGCGACGCCTGCCTCAACCCGCCCCGGCTGGTGGACGCGACGGAGGCGGCCCGCAAGCTGCTCTCTGCGGTGCACCGCACCGGCGGGCGCTTCGGGCTGGGCTACGTGGTGGACGTGCTCAGGGGCAAGCCGCTGGACCGGATCACATCGCTCGGCCACGACAAGCTCTCCGTCTTCGGCATCGGGCGCGACGTGGCGGAGGGGGCGTGGAAGAACATCGCCCGCCACCTCCTGGCCCATGGCGCGCTGGAGCTGGCGGCCGACACCACCCTGCCGGTGTACCAGGCCACCGAGGCCGCCCGGCCGATCCTGCGCGGCCAGGAACCCGTGCTGCTGCAGGAGCGCGCGCTGCGCGAGGCCGCCCGTGCCCCGCGCCGGGGCCGGGCTCGCTCCGCTCCCTCCACCGTTTCCTTCGCTGAGGGCCCCGTCGAGACCGGCGTCTTCGACGCGCTGCGCGCCTGGCGAAAGGAGGAGGCCACGCGGCAATCCGTGCCGGCCTACGTCATCTTCCCCGACCGGACCCTGGCGGAGATCGCGGCCCAGCGCCCGCGCACCTTGGACGGGCTGGCCGAGGTGCACGGCGTCGGCGCCTCCAAGCTCGACCGCTACGGGCTGGACGTGCTGCGGGTGCTGCGGGAGGCGGGTTAG
- a CDS encoding (2Fe-2S)-binding protein codes for MYVCICNGLTDKHIQSAIASGAERTRDVYSACNCRAQCGTCTMSILCMLRANGGGDQNAHQEPEPIAN; via the coding sequence ATGTATGTCTGCATCTGCAATGGCCTGACCGACAAGCACATCCAGAGCGCCATCGCCTCCGGCGCTGAGCGCACCCGGGACGTCTATTCCGCCTGCAACTGCCGGGCCCAGTGCGGCACCTGCACCATGAGCATCCTCTGCATGCTCCGCGCCAACGGGGGCGGGGATCAGAATGCGCATCAGGAGCCCGAGCCAATCGCGAATTAG
- the bfr gene encoding bacterioferritin, with amino-acid sequence MSGDPKVIEYLNIQLTNELTAINQYFLHARTLNHWGVTRLGKHEYEESIEEMRHADWLIKRILFLDGLPNVQRLNQILIGQSVKEVLECDSRLEQKAIADLKEGIAHCEAVRDYVSRDLLLKILADEEKHEDFLHAQFTLISKIGEERYTLLNSDPAPDQEH; translated from the coding sequence ATGAGCGGCGACCCGAAGGTCATTGAGTACTTGAATATCCAGCTCACCAACGAGCTGACGGCGATCAACCAGTACTTCCTGCACGCCCGCACCCTGAACCACTGGGGTGTCACGCGCCTGGGCAAGCACGAGTACGAGGAGTCGATCGAGGAGATGCGCCATGCCGACTGGCTCATCAAGCGCATCCTCTTCCTCGACGGCCTGCCCAACGTGCAGCGCCTGAACCAGATCCTGATCGGCCAGTCCGTGAAGGAGGTGCTGGAGTGCGACTCCCGCCTTGAGCAGAAGGCGATCGCCGACCTGAAGGAGGGCATCGCCCATTGCGAGGCGGTGCGCGACTACGTCTCCCGCGACCTGCTGCTGAAGATCCTGGCCGATGAGGAGAAGCACGAGGACTTCCTGCACGCCCAGTTCACCCTGATCAGCAAGATCGGCGAGGAGCGCTACACCCTCCTCAACTCCGACCCGGCGCCCGACCAGGAGCACTGA
- a CDS encoding ABC transporter ATP-binding protein/permease — translation MRQTLVALRDAWALSRPFWNGEGRWAARGLLAVVVVLNLGIVALNVILTYWQRGFYNTMESKDWEGFINLLLLGAPTDDFAFMPGFSVLAALYIVVAVYALYLKQALQIRWRTWLTNDLLRRWMGHKAYYRLAVRDGGADNPDQRISDDARLFVESNLTLGLGLMRAVVTLLSFILVLWNLSEGITVFGLQIPGYLVWVALAYSVVGTWITHLIGRKLIPLNFLQEKVEADFRYALVRVRENVEGIALYRGEEEERRGLFDRFGAVIGNWRAIMSSTKHVSFFTLGFAQVASIFPLVVAAPNFFAGRIPLGALIQTSSAFNSVQESLSWFVTNYTDVASWRATVQRLTGFEAAVAEAEATVHSGPAMAATGDRLEAGALELRLPDGRELLKDASLSVGAGEAVLVTGASGSGKSTLFRAIAGLWPFGSGRIAVPAGPSLFLPQRPYLPIGTLRRSLAYPAAATAFDDAALRGALEDVGLGHLVPQLDTVATWDRTLSGGEQQRLAFARALLHRPAWLFLDEATASLDAEAERHLYALLRERLPGTAILSIAHRPAVAAFHDRVVRVEGQRLRPA, via the coding sequence ATGCGCCAAACACTCGTCGCCCTTCGCGACGCCTGGGCCCTCTCCCGCCCCTTCTGGAACGGGGAGGGCCGCTGGGCCGCGCGGGGGCTGCTGGCCGTCGTCGTGGTGCTGAACCTCGGGATCGTCGCCCTGAACGTGATCCTCACCTACTGGCAGCGCGGCTTCTACAACACGATGGAGTCAAAGGACTGGGAGGGCTTCATCAACCTCCTGCTCCTCGGCGCACCAACCGACGACTTCGCCTTCATGCCGGGCTTCAGCGTCCTCGCGGCCCTCTACATCGTCGTCGCGGTCTACGCCCTATACTTGAAGCAGGCGCTACAGATCCGCTGGCGTACCTGGCTGACGAACGACCTGCTTCGCCGCTGGATGGGGCACAAGGCCTATTACCGCCTCGCGGTCCGCGACGGCGGCGCCGACAACCCGGACCAGCGCATCTCCGACGACGCCCGGCTCTTCGTTGAGAGCAACCTCACCCTCGGCCTCGGGCTGATGCGGGCCGTGGTCACGCTGCTCTCCTTCATCCTCGTGCTCTGGAACCTATCGGAGGGGATCACGGTCTTCGGCCTGCAGATCCCCGGCTACCTTGTGTGGGTCGCCCTCGCCTACTCCGTTGTCGGCACCTGGATCACGCACCTCATCGGGCGGAAGCTGATCCCGCTCAACTTCCTGCAGGAGAAGGTGGAGGCGGATTTCCGCTACGCCCTCGTCCGCGTGCGGGAGAACGTGGAGGGTATCGCCCTCTACCGCGGTGAGGAGGAGGAGCGGCGCGGGCTGTTCGACCGCTTCGGGGCGGTGATCGGCAACTGGCGGGCCATCATGAGCTCGACGAAGCACGTCTCCTTCTTCACGCTCGGCTTCGCGCAAGTGGCAAGCATTTTCCCCCTGGTCGTCGCCGCGCCGAACTTCTTCGCCGGCCGGATCCCTCTGGGCGCGCTGATCCAGACCTCCTCCGCCTTCAATTCCGTGCAGGAATCGCTGTCCTGGTTCGTCACCAACTACACGGATGTCGCCTCCTGGCGCGCCACGGTGCAGCGCCTGACCGGCTTCGAGGCGGCGGTCGCGGAGGCCGAGGCCACGGTCCATAGCGGCCCGGCCATGGCGGCCACCGGCGACCGGCTGGAGGCCGGCGCGCTGGAGTTGCGCCTGCCGGACGGCCGCGAGCTGCTGAAGGACGCCTCCCTCTCGGTCGGCGCGGGCGAGGCGGTGCTCGTCACCGGCGCCTCCGGCAGCGGCAAGTCCACGCTGTTCCGCGCCATCGCCGGGCTGTGGCCCTTCGGCAGCGGCCGGATCGCCGTGCCGGCCGGGCCCAGCCTCTTCCTGCCCCAGCGCCCCTACCTGCCGATCGGCACGCTGCGCCGGAGCCTGGCCTACCCCGCCGCGGCAACGGCGTTCGACGACGCGGCGCTGCGCGGTGCCCTTGAGGATGTGGGGCTCGGCCACCTGGTTCCGCAGCTCGACACGGTCGCGACCTGGGACCGCACCCTCTCCGGCGGAGAGCAGCAGCGGCTCGCCTTCGCCCGCGCGCTGCTCCACCGCCCGGCCTGGCTCTTCCTCGACGAGGCGACGGCCAGCCTGGACGCGGAGGCGGAACGGCACCTCTACGCGCTGCTGCGGGAACGCCTGCCCGGCACGGCGATCCTGTCCATCGCCCACCGGCCGGCGGTGGCGGCATTCCACGACCGGGTGGTGCGGGTGGAAGGGCAGCGGCTGCGGCCGGCGTAG
- a CDS encoding DUF3253 domain-containing protein, translating to MTNRPDRDAIQAEILRQTEACAPGRSISPSDVAQALSAEGWQSLLGPIRQVAMALAQAGRLEVLRKGKPVGPEALRGVVRLRRPGTIPPPD from the coding sequence ATGACAAACCGGCCCGACCGAGACGCCATTCAGGCGGAGATCCTCAGACAGACCGAGGCCTGCGCCCCGGGGCGCAGCATCTCCCCGAGCGACGTCGCGCAGGCCCTGTCCGCGGAGGGCTGGCAGTCGCTGCTCGGCCCCATCCGGCAGGTTGCCATGGCCCTGGCGCAGGCAGGCCGGCTGGAGGTGCTGCGCAAGGGCAAGCCCGTGGGGCCCGAGGCCCTGCGCGGCGTCGTCCGGCTCCGCCGGCCCGGAACGATCCCGCCGCCGGATTGA
- a CDS encoding OmpA family protein produces the protein MSFRKALLAATILAVPGAAMAQNGAPPVTGLYIAGGGGANWLMDRGLEARGGNRSYFNGLPTTSYGESRQNTGWVGAASLGWGFGNGVRAEVEGSYRENEVDKFGGFGGPGRTSAFTRIDGDIRQYGVMGNVFYDFAFPGLPVQPYIGAGAGYIWTEYDGVRATRAGQNQNSVVIDDTDGRFAYQGIAGLAFPISAVPGLTTTLEYRYMGTLSPRLNGRIVRPNGTTVERGTFRADEAENHSVMLGLRYAFNQPRPVAAPIATQAPIAAQPAPARTYLVFFDFDRADLTDRARQIIADAAQAVSSTGTTRIEVAGHADRSGTPQYNQRLSMRRAEAVASELSRRGIPRSAMSIQAFGESRPLVATADGVREPQNRRVEIVLR, from the coding sequence ATGTCGTTCCGTAAGGCCCTCCTGGCCGCCACGATCCTCGCCGTGCCGGGCGCCGCCATGGCGCAGAACGGCGCCCCGCCCGTGACCGGGCTCTACATCGCCGGCGGTGGCGGCGCGAACTGGCTGATGGATCGCGGCCTCGAGGCGCGCGGCGGCAACCGCAGCTACTTCAACGGCCTGCCCACCACCTCCTACGGCGAGTCCCGCCAGAACACCGGTTGGGTCGGCGCCGCCTCGCTGGGCTGGGGCTTCGGCAACGGCGTCCGCGCCGAGGTCGAGGGCAGCTACCGCGAGAACGAGGTGGACAAGTTCGGCGGCTTCGGCGGCCCGGGCCGCACCAGCGCCTTCACCCGCATCGATGGCGACATCCGCCAGTACGGCGTGATGGGCAACGTGTTCTACGACTTCGCCTTCCCCGGCCTGCCTGTGCAGCCCTACATCGGTGCCGGCGCCGGCTACATCTGGACCGAGTATGACGGCGTGCGCGCCACCCGTGCCGGCCAGAACCAGAACAGCGTCGTGATCGACGATACGGATGGCCGTTTCGCCTACCAGGGCATCGCCGGTCTCGCCTTCCCGATCTCCGCTGTGCCGGGCCTGACCACCACGCTCGAGTACCGCTACATGGGCACGCTCTCCCCGCGCCTGAACGGCCGGATCGTGCGCCCGAACGGCACCACGGTTGAGCGCGGCACCTTCCGCGCCGACGAGGCCGAGAATCACTCGGTGATGCTGGGCCTGCGCTACGCCTTCAACCAGCCGCGCCCGGTGGCCGCCCCGATCGCTACTCAGGCTCCGATCGCCGCCCAGCCGGCTCCCGCCCGGACCTATCTCGTGTTCTTCGACTTCGACCGCGCCGACCTGACGGACCGTGCCCGCCAGATCATCGCGGACGCGGCCCAGGCCGTGTCCTCCACCGGCACGACCCGGATCGAGGTGGCCGGCCACGCCGACCGCTCCGGCACGCCGCAGTACAACCAGCGCCTCTCCATGCGCCGCGCCGAGGCCGTTGCCTCGGAGCTGAGCCGCCGGGGCATCCCGCGCTCCGCCATGTCCATCCAGGCCTTCGGCGAGAGCCGCCCCCTGGTGGCCACGGCCGACGGCGTGCGCGAGCCGCAGAACCGCCGCGTCGAGATCGTGCTGCGCTGA
- a CDS encoding OmpA family protein has translation MTRLRSALLATTMLALPLAAQAQPVTGLYIAGGGGYNYLQGTEDRLSGTARADAIRAGRTTRTELNWENGWVGLGSIGFGFGNGLRAEVEGFYRENDLHGFAAAGLSTRRNDGKLWQAGVMANLIYDMDLRMFGWANPIFTPYIGGGVGWSHVNADGVRGDFRPGRTQVIGADDDDDVFAFQGIAGVAFPLGVPGLSLTAEYRFFGTTEPEVRGTQINSSGVATRATVSFENFNHSALLGLRYAFNQPRPVAAPIAAAAPAAAPAPARTYLVFFDFDRADLTDRARQIIAEAAQAVSSTGTTRIEVAGHADRSGTPQYNQRLSMRRAEAVAAELTRRGVPRSAMSIQAFGESRPLVPTADGVREPQNRRVEIVLR, from the coding sequence ATGACCCGGCTCCGTTCCGCCCTCCTGGCGACGACCATGCTCGCGCTGCCGCTCGCGGCACAGGCCCAGCCGGTCACCGGCCTCTACATCGCCGGCGGCGGCGGCTACAACTACCTGCAGGGCACCGAGGACCGGCTGAGCGGCACCGCCCGCGCCGACGCCATCCGGGCCGGCCGCACCACCCGCACCGAGCTGAACTGGGAGAATGGCTGGGTCGGCCTGGGCTCCATCGGCTTCGGCTTCGGCAACGGCCTGCGCGCCGAGGTCGAGGGCTTCTACCGCGAGAACGACCTGCACGGCTTCGCGGCCGCCGGCCTCTCCACGCGGCGCAACGACGGCAAGCTGTGGCAGGCCGGCGTCATGGCGAACCTGATCTACGACATGGACCTCCGCATGTTCGGCTGGGCCAACCCGATCTTCACGCCCTACATCGGCGGTGGCGTCGGCTGGTCGCACGTGAACGCGGACGGCGTGCGCGGCGACTTCCGCCCGGGCCGCACGCAGGTCATCGGTGCCGATGACGACGACGACGTCTTCGCCTTCCAGGGCATCGCCGGCGTCGCCTTCCCGCTCGGCGTCCCCGGGCTGAGCCTGACGGCCGAGTACCGCTTCTTCGGCACCACGGAGCCGGAGGTGCGCGGCACCCAGATCAACTCCAGCGGCGTGGCCACGCGCGCCACGGTGAGCTTCGAGAACTTCAACCACAGCGCGCTGCTCGGGCTGCGCTACGCCTTCAACCAGCCGCGCCCGGTGGCGGCCCCGATCGCCGCGGCGGCCCCGGCCGCCGCGCCGGCCCCGGCCCGTACCTACCTCGTGTTCTTCGACTTCGACCGCGCCGACCTGACGGACCGCGCCCGCCAGATCATCGCCGAGGCCGCGCAGGCCGTGTCCTCCACGGGCACGACCCGCATCGAGGTGGCCGGCCACGCCGACCGCTCCGGCACGCCGCAGTACAACCAGCGCCTCTCCATGCGCCGCGCCGAGGCCGTCGCTGCCGAGCTGACGCGCCGTGGCGTGCCCCGCTCCGCCATGTCCATCCAGGCCTTCGGCGAGAGCCGCCCCCTGGTGCCGACCGCGGACGGCGTGCGCGAGCCGCAGAACCGCCGCGTCGAGATCGTGCTGCGCTAA
- a CDS encoding DUF924 family protein translates to MSDSVRADLLEFWFGGEPDLFREAWFRPDTAFDATLRDRFGAAAAEAAAGGHAGLVETAEGAVALLLLLDQLPRNLHRGSPQAFAADPLAREAAREAVLVRRHDRALPVMQRIFLYLPFEHSEAMADQDVSVALFEGLRDDPRAAAPGGVIDYAWRHRDVVLRFGRFPHRNAVLGRESSPSELEFLASGGGF, encoded by the coding sequence GTGAGCGATTCGGTGCGGGCGGACCTGCTGGAGTTCTGGTTCGGCGGCGAGCCCGACCTGTTCCGGGAGGCCTGGTTCCGGCCGGACACAGCCTTCGACGCCACCCTGCGGGACAGGTTCGGCGCGGCCGCGGCCGAGGCCGCGGCGGGCGGCCACGCGGGGCTGGTGGAGACGGCCGAGGGCGCGGTCGCGCTCCTCCTGCTGCTGGACCAGCTGCCGCGCAACCTGCACCGCGGATCCCCACAGGCCTTCGCGGCCGACCCGCTCGCGCGAGAGGCGGCGCGCGAGGCGGTGCTGGTTCGGAGACATGACCGCGCGCTGCCGGTGATGCAGCGGATCTTCCTCTACCTTCCCTTCGAGCACTCGGAGGCGATGGCGGACCAGGACGTCTCCGTCGCGCTCTTCGAGGGGCTGCGCGACGACCCTCGGGCCGCAGCGCCCGGCGGGGTCATCGATTACGCCTGGCGTCACCGCGACGTCGTTCTCCGATTCGGCCGCTTTCCGCACCGCAACGCCGTTCTGGGCCGTGAAAGCAGCCCGTCCGAGCTCGAGTTCCTGGCCTCCGGGGGCGGTTTTTAG
- a CDS encoding FAD-linked oxidase C-terminal domain-containing protein, which translates to MNAITRSRITPGDSRLSARLKRETEGEVLFGAGDRGRYATDASIYQVEPIGVLIPRTVEDVAAAMAICREEGVPVLPRGGGTSQCGQTVNRALVLDCSKHLRKVTAVDAAAMRATVQPGIALGALNDALKKDGLFFPVDPSTWARCTIGGMAANNSCGSKSIRYGLMADNVTAIDAILPGGERFTFGALPDNLGEGVPGSVAELVTRLRALGAAEAAEIAARFPKVLRKVGGYALESLTPEARANGRGNLARILVGSEGTLAFSAGLELKLSPLKPRKALGICQFPTFRAAMAASQHLVTLDPEAVELVDRTMIDLGRSIDIYRPTIDRMVKGEPDSLLIVEFHGHEDAVLARDLRRLDEMMADLGYPGAVVECIDAGFQAAVAEVREAGLNIMMSMKGDGKPVSFIEDTAVPLEDLADYTERLNEVFERHGTKGTWYAHASVGCLHVRPVLNMKDGGDVRRMRQIAEECFALVREYKGSHSGEHGDGIVRSEFHEEMYGPRIVRAFEAVKDAFDPAGMMNPGRVVRPPSMDDRSLFRYKPDYAADTGVQPVLDWSAWPGPQGGFLGAVEMCNNNGTCRKFDANVMCPSFRATRNERDLTRGRANTLRLALTGQLGPDALASDEVAEAMSLCVSCKACKRECPTGVDMAKMKIEAQHARAQKHGVSAKDRLIASLPRWAPLASRAPWLANAREWVPGARTIGEKTLGFARDRELPRFARDPFREGEAGAPAPRGDVVLFGDTFNRYFEPENLHAARRVLAAAGYRAVAPRAADGARPLCCGRTYLAAGMVEEARAEARRTMEALSASDLPVVGLEPSCLLTLRDEFRSLLPGEATDRLAGRAVLLSEFLVREKAALPLKAVAPAAHIHGHCHQKSFGAFPAAVMALRSVPGLEVRPITSSCCGMAGAFGYDSRRVEVSKAMGELSLAPAVRAAGAEELIVADGTSCRHQIAELTGRTALHSARVLDMALEADG; encoded by the coding sequence ATGAACGCCATCACCCGGTCCCGCATCACCCCCGGCGACAGCCGGCTGTCCGCCCGCCTGAAGCGGGAAACGGAGGGGGAAGTGCTGTTCGGGGCCGGGGACCGGGGCCGCTACGCGACGGATGCCAGCATCTACCAGGTGGAACCGATCGGTGTCCTGATTCCACGTACCGTGGAGGATGTGGCCGCCGCCATGGCGATCTGCCGGGAGGAGGGCGTGCCGGTACTGCCGCGCGGCGGCGGCACGAGCCAGTGCGGGCAGACGGTGAACCGGGCGCTGGTGCTGGACTGCAGCAAGCACCTGCGGAAGGTCACGGCGGTGGACGCGGCGGCGATGCGGGCCACGGTGCAGCCGGGGATCGCCCTCGGCGCGCTGAACGACGCGCTGAAGAAGGACGGGCTGTTCTTCCCCGTGGACCCCTCCACCTGGGCGCGCTGCACGATCGGCGGGATGGCGGCGAACAACTCCTGCGGCTCCAAGTCGATCCGCTACGGGCTGATGGCGGACAACGTGACGGCCATCGACGCCATCCTGCCGGGTGGCGAGCGCTTCACCTTCGGGGCACTGCCGGACAACCTCGGCGAGGGCGTGCCGGGAAGCGTGGCGGAACTGGTCACCCGCCTGCGCGCCCTGGGCGCGGCGGAGGCGGCGGAGATCGCCGCGCGCTTCCCGAAGGTGCTTCGCAAGGTCGGCGGCTACGCCCTTGAATCCCTAACTCCGGAGGCCCGCGCGAACGGCCGCGGCAACCTCGCCCGCATCCTCGTCGGCAGCGAGGGCACCCTCGCCTTCTCCGCCGGGCTGGAACTGAAGCTCTCGCCGCTCAAGCCGCGGAAGGCTCTCGGCATCTGTCAGTTCCCGACCTTCCGCGCGGCGATGGCGGCCTCCCAGCACCTCGTCACCCTCGACCCGGAGGCGGTGGAGCTGGTGGACCGGACGATGATCGACCTCGGCCGGTCTATCGACATCTACCGGCCCACCATCGACCGGATGGTCAAGGGCGAGCCGGACAGCCTGCTGATCGTGGAATTCCATGGGCATGAGGACGCGGTCCTTGCGCGGGACCTGAGGCGGCTGGACGAGATGATGGCCGATCTCGGCTATCCCGGCGCGGTGGTGGAGTGCATCGACGCCGGCTTCCAGGCCGCCGTGGCGGAGGTGCGCGAGGCCGGGCTGAACATCATGATGTCCATGAAGGGGGACGGTAAGCCGGTCTCCTTCATCGAGGACACGGCGGTGCCGCTGGAGGACCTGGCCGACTACACCGAGCGGCTGAACGAGGTCTTTGAGCGTCACGGCACCAAGGGCACCTGGTACGCCCATGCCAGCGTGGGCTGCCTGCATGTCCGCCCCGTGCTGAACATGAAGGATGGCGGCGACGTGCGCCGGATGCGGCAGATCGCCGAGGAGTGCTTCGCGCTGGTGCGGGAGTACAAGGGCAGCCATTCCGGCGAGCACGGCGACGGCATCGTCCGCTCCGAGTTCCACGAGGAGATGTACGGGCCGCGCATCGTCCGCGCCTTCGAGGCAGTGAAGGACGCCTTCGATCCGGCGGGGATGATGAACCCCGGCCGGGTGGTGCGGCCGCCGTCGATGGATGATCGCAGCCTCTTCCGATACAAGCCTGATTATGCAGCAGATACGGGCGTTCAGCCGGTACTGGACTGGTCGGCCTGGCCGGGGCCGCAGGGCGGTTTCCTCGGCGCTGTCGAGATGTGCAACAACAACGGCACCTGCCGGAAGTTCGACGCCAACGTCATGTGCCCTTCCTTCCGCGCCACGCGGAACGAGCGGGACCTGACCCGCGGCCGCGCCAACACCCTGCGCCTGGCGCTGACCGGCCAGCTCGGGCCGGATGCCCTGGCGTCCGACGAGGTGGCGGAGGCCATGTCCCTCTGCGTTTCCTGCAAGGCGTGCAAGCGGGAATGCCCGACCGGCGTGGACATGGCGAAGATGAAGATCGAGGCACAGCACGCCCGCGCGCAAAAGCACGGCGTCTCCGCGAAGGATCGGCTGATCGCCTCCCTCCCCCGCTGGGCACCGCTGGCCTCGCGCGCGCCCTGGCTGGCCAATGCGCGGGAATGGGTGCCGGGGGCGCGGACGATCGGGGAGAAGACGCTCGGCTTCGCGCGGGACCGCGAGCTGCCCCGCTTCGCACGCGATCCGTTCCGCGAGGGCGAGGCCGGGGCGCCGGCACCGCGCGGCGACGTGGTTCTGTTCGGGGACACCTTCAACCGCTACTTCGAGCCGGAGAACCTGCACGCTGCCCGGCGCGTGCTGGCGGCGGCCGGCTACCGCGCCGTGGCACCGCGCGCGGCGGACGGGGCGCGCCCGCTCTGCTGCGGCCGCACCTACCTCGCCGCCGGCATGGTGGAGGAGGCGCGGGCCGAGGCGCGGCGGACGATGGAGGCCCTCTCCGCTTCCGACCTGCCGGTCGTCGGGCTGGAGCCCTCCTGTCTTCTCACCCTGCGCGACGAGTTCCGCTCCCTCCTGCCCGGCGAGGCGACGGACCGGCTGGCGGGGCGGGCGGTGCTGCTCTCGGAGTTCCTGGTGCGGGAGAAGGCGGCGCTGCCGCTGAAGGCCGTGGCGCCGGCGGCCCATATCCACGGCCACTGCCACCAGAAGTCCTTCGGCGCCTTCCCCGCTGCGGTGATGGCGCTGCGGTCGGTCCCCGGGCTGGAGGTGCGGCCGATCACCTCCTCCTGCTGCGGCATGGCCGGTGCCTTCGGCTACGACTCCCGGCGGGTGGAGGTCTCGAAGGCAATGGGCGAGCTCTCCCTTGCGCCCGCGGTGCGGGCGGCAGGGGCGGAGGAGCTGATCGTGGCGGACGGCACCTCCTGCCGCCACCAGATCGCCGAGTTGACGGGGCGCACCGCCCTGCATAGCGCGCGGGTCCTGGACATGGCGCTGGAGGCGGACGGGTGA